A window of Hyperolius riggenbachi isolate aHypRig1 chromosome 1, aHypRig1.pri, whole genome shotgun sequence contains these coding sequences:
- the MSMO1 gene encoding methylsterol monooxygenase 1 — protein MASNDSVLTSAYLAVEYIDSLLPDNPLQRPFKYAWTYMLDNYTKFQIATWGSLLVHEVIYFLLCLPGFLFQFIPYMQKYKIQQDRPETWEGQWRCFKMLLFNHFCIQLPLILGTFYFTEFFSIPYDWDTMPRWYMLLAQCLGCAVIEDTWHYFLHRLLHHKRIYKYIHKVHHEFLSPFGMQAEYAHPLETLILGAGFFIGIMVFCNHVILLWAWVTFRLMETIDVHSGYDVPLNPLHLIPFYAGARFHDFHHMNFVGNYASTFTWWDKIFSTDSQYHNYRSKVKAQEGKKTK, from the exons ATGGCGTCTAATGACAGCGTGCTGACATCAGCTTACCTTGCTGTAGAATATATTGACTCTCTTCTGCCAGATAATCCTCTGCAGCGACCATTTAAGTATGCCTGGACCTACATGTTAGACAACTACACCAAGTTCCAGATAGCCACGTGGGGATCCCTTCTTGTCCATGAAGTCATCTATTTCCTCTTGTGCCTACCTGGCTTCCTGTTCCAGTTCATACCTTACATGCAGAAATATAAAATTCAGCAG GACCGGCCAGAGACATGGGAAGGCCAGTGGAGATGCTTTAAGATGCTTTTATTCAATCATTTTTGCATCCAGTTGCCTCTGATTCTTGGCACATTCTACTTCACAGAGTTCTTCAGTATTCCCTATGACTGGGATACCATGCCTAGATG GTATATGTTGCTAGCCCAGTGTCTCGGCTGTGCTGTCATTGAAGATACCTGGCACTACTTCCTGCACCGACTGCTGCACCACAAGCGTATCTACAAATACATCCACAAAGTGCACCACGAGTTTCTG TCCCCATTTGGGATGCAGGCTGAATATGCTCATCCTCTGGAAACACTGATACTAGGAGCTGGATTCTTCATCGGGATCATGGTGTTCTGCAATCACGTCATTCTCTTGTGGGCGTGGGTTACTTTCAGGCTCATGGAAACAATAGATGTCCACAG TGGCTATGATGTTCCCCTGAACCCATTGCACCTGATCCCGTTTTATGCTGGAGCCCGCTTCCACGACTTCCACCACATGAATTTCGTAGGTAACTATGCTTCCACATTCACATGGTGGGACAAGATCTTCAGCACAGACTCTCAGTACCACAACTACAGAAGCAAGGTCAAAGCACAGGAAGGAAAGAAGACCAAGTAA